Proteins co-encoded in one Kineosporia corallincola genomic window:
- the cydD gene encoding thiol reductant ABC exporter subunit CydD: MSTLQHVPSTAPVPAGGDGEPAAGPPASPRPRGPVDARVFRLVPAMRRDAVLLGSLAALGALALLGQLVTAAWAVTAYSTGEGPWPPLTGFLLATLARGVLRGAEHALTARAAGRARVRFGAAIAGAALRMPPARLAATGPGAVSALATNGVDTLEKYVTRYLPAVVPAVVLPPAVVVVLAVLDPRSAVIVVVTLPLVPLFAALVGWATQRRSEQQWQLMSRLSSHFLDVVQGLVTLRAHRRAGRQVEVLAEVGEQHRAATVRVLRLAFLSGTALDLVATLSVGLVAVEAGLRVAAGDLGLGTALVAILIAPEAYRPVRELGARFHESADAAAVLDEATAVIDAGTDAGTDAVPVAPDAPLPAGVALLADGITVSLPGRPDPVLAGVGLWVLGGQITAITGPSGVGKTTLVRVLAGQLAPGSGLVRRGAPVDGEHLVAYLPQRPTFPLARTLRDAVGAGWPQAPAAAFDQALRDACCDWIGQLPAGPDTPLAEDGRDLSAGQRQRLALARTFLHAARLGEKGSPVVLLDEPTAHLDEHTERRVLDGLRRRAGDGTAIVMVAHRPAAIAAADEVSHLYGTVPRASRPGRAAPSHLSHLDLGACLDLGSCPDPTFHLDLSEAELDACARGFGWEGWLGDGDNRLPQKGGSKTGEDLTDAGEKPPHEPAGTFEPQGSGAARAPAPGSAPGSAAPAPRTPDRDDAVLPGFGRAWAAAAPARSWLPKPLRTASMNLALVLGTLSSLSGVALTAVAAWLLTRASGQPPILTLTVAVVGVRLFAVARPLFGYLERLVAHDVALADLGRLRARVYADLIPRVPGPALPRRGDLLTRLVDDVDAVADTVLRWRRPVIVAAGTLVVAVAAGALVDPLAAAAALPGLLLAGLVAPLVAGSGAGLRAHRTAAARAGYAQAVVEVLAGAEDVRALGVTRSGVVPVREAGERAVRADLAQARRNALAEFLRTVGAGLAVAGVMLATTLDSTLGLEQVGVLVLGTLALADVTATLPDAVNARTRGRIAHRRLSEVLDTPPASVDPVDAETVGAETVCAETALTSPATTSPATTSPATTSPATTSPATTSPATTGPAPAGPGPTGVPRPATPGIALDQVVAGWDARRPPVLDGLDLELAPGQRIAVQGPSGCGKSTLAGIVLKFLDPRAGSARLDGRDYRDLTGDRVRGSVSLVSDDDHVFAGTLRENLLLASPSATDAELRVVLTRARLGHWFNSTPQGLGTRLGERGATMSAGERRRLALARALLAGRPVLVLDEPAESLDTETAQAVLGDLLETTGGCSVLLVTHRSEGLDAMDRVLRLEDGGLRAGT; encoded by the coding sequence ATGAGCACTCTCCAGCACGTCCCCTCCACCGCGCCCGTACCGGCGGGCGGTGACGGGGAACCGGCCGCCGGCCCACCGGCGTCACCCCGTCCCCGGGGCCCGGTGGACGCCCGGGTGTTCCGGCTGGTCCCGGCGATGCGCCGGGACGCCGTGCTGCTCGGGAGCCTGGCCGCGCTCGGCGCGCTCGCCCTGCTCGGCCAGCTGGTGACGGCGGCCTGGGCGGTCACCGCCTACTCGACCGGTGAGGGGCCCTGGCCGCCGCTGACCGGATTCCTGCTCGCGACCCTGGCCCGCGGTGTGCTGCGCGGCGCCGAGCACGCGCTGACCGCCCGGGCCGCGGGCCGGGCCCGGGTGCGGTTCGGCGCCGCGATCGCCGGGGCGGCGCTGCGGATGCCGCCGGCCCGGCTCGCCGCGACCGGGCCGGGCGCGGTGTCGGCGCTGGCCACGAACGGCGTGGACACGCTGGAGAAGTACGTCACCCGGTACCTGCCGGCGGTGGTGCCCGCCGTGGTGCTGCCGCCCGCGGTGGTCGTCGTGCTGGCGGTGCTGGACCCCCGCTCGGCCGTGATCGTGGTGGTCACGCTGCCCCTGGTGCCGCTGTTCGCGGCGCTGGTCGGGTGGGCCACGCAGCGCCGTTCGGAACAGCAGTGGCAGCTGATGTCCCGGCTGTCGTCGCACTTCCTCGACGTGGTGCAGGGCCTGGTGACGCTGCGGGCCCACCGCCGCGCCGGGCGTCAGGTCGAGGTGCTCGCCGAGGTGGGGGAGCAGCACCGCGCCGCCACCGTGCGGGTGCTGCGCCTGGCCTTCCTGTCCGGCACGGCCCTCGACCTGGTCGCGACCCTGTCGGTGGGGCTGGTGGCGGTGGAGGCCGGGCTGCGGGTGGCCGCGGGCGATCTCGGCCTGGGCACCGCGCTGGTGGCCATCCTGATCGCTCCCGAGGCGTACCGCCCGGTGCGGGAGCTGGGCGCCCGGTTCCACGAGAGCGCCGACGCGGCAGCCGTTCTCGACGAGGCGACAGCGGTGATCGACGCAGGGACCGACGCAGGGACAGACGCGGTGCCGGTCGCCCCGGACGCCCCGCTGCCCGCCGGGGTGGCCCTGCTCGCCGACGGGATCACCGTGAGCCTGCCGGGCCGGCCCGATCCGGTGCTGGCCGGTGTCGGGCTGTGGGTGCTCGGCGGGCAGATCACCGCGATCACCGGCCCCTCCGGTGTCGGGAAGACCACGCTGGTCAGGGTTCTCGCCGGTCAGCTGGCGCCCGGCAGCGGCCTGGTGCGGCGGGGCGCCCCGGTGGACGGCGAGCACCTCGTCGCCTACCTGCCCCAGCGCCCCACCTTCCCGCTGGCCCGGACCCTGCGCGACGCCGTGGGGGCGGGCTGGCCGCAGGCCCCGGCCGCCGCGTTCGACCAGGCCCTGCGCGACGCCTGCTGCGACTGGATCGGGCAGCTGCCGGCCGGCCCGGACACCCCGCTCGCCGAGGACGGCCGTGACCTGAGTGCCGGCCAGCGTCAGCGCCTGGCCCTGGCCCGCACCTTCCTGCATGCCGCCCGGCTGGGTGAGAAGGGCTCTCCCGTGGTCCTTCTCGACGAGCCCACCGCCCACCTCGACGAGCACACCGAACGCCGGGTGCTCGACGGCCTGCGCCGCCGGGCCGGGGACGGGACGGCGATCGTGATGGTGGCCCACCGCCCGGCCGCGATCGCCGCCGCCGACGAGGTCAGCCACCTGTACGGCACCGTGCCCCGGGCGTCCCGCCCCGGCCGGGCCGCTCCGTCGCACCTCAGCCACCTCGACCTGGGCGCCTGCCTGGACCTGGGATCCTGCCCCGACCCGACCTTCCACCTGGACCTGTCCGAGGCCGAACTCGACGCCTGCGCGCGGGGTTTCGGCTGGGAGGGATGGCTCGGCGACGGCGATAACAGGCTACCGCAAAAGGGTGGATCCAAGACCGGCGAAGATCTCACCGACGCCGGGGAGAAGCCCCCACACGAGCCCGCCGGCACATTCGAACCGCAGGGATCCGGCGCGGCGCGCGCGCCCGCCCCTGGATCCGCCCCTGGATCCGCGGCCCCCGCACCCCGCACCCCGGACCGGGACGACGCGGTCCTCCCCGGATTCGGCCGGGCCTGGGCCGCGGCGGCGCCCGCCCGCAGCTGGCTCCCGAAACCCCTGCGCACGGCCTCGATGAACCTGGCCCTGGTGCTGGGCACCCTGTCGTCGCTGTCCGGGGTGGCGCTGACCGCGGTCGCGGCGTGGCTGCTGACCCGGGCGTCCGGGCAGCCGCCGATCCTCACCCTGACCGTGGCGGTGGTCGGCGTGCGGTTGTTCGCCGTGGCCCGTCCGCTGTTCGGTTACCTGGAACGGCTCGTCGCCCACGACGTCGCCCTCGCCGACCTCGGCCGGCTGCGGGCACGGGTGTACGCGGATCTGATCCCCCGGGTTCCCGGCCCGGCGCTGCCGCGGCGCGGCGATCTGCTCACCCGCCTGGTGGACGACGTGGACGCGGTCGCCGACACCGTGCTCCGCTGGCGCCGTCCGGTGATCGTCGCCGCCGGGACCCTGGTGGTCGCGGTCGCCGCGGGCGCGCTCGTCGACCCGCTCGCCGCGGCGGCCGCGCTGCCCGGTCTGCTGCTGGCCGGGCTGGTCGCGCCGCTGGTGGCGGGTTCGGGGGCTGGGCTGCGGGCCCACCGGACCGCCGCCGCCCGGGCCGGGTACGCCCAGGCCGTGGTCGAGGTGCTGGCCGGGGCCGAGGACGTGAGGGCCCTCGGCGTCACCCGTTCCGGTGTCGTGCCGGTGCGCGAGGCCGGTGAGCGGGCGGTGCGCGCGGACCTGGCGCAGGCCCGCCGCAACGCCCTGGCCGAGTTCCTGCGCACCGTGGGGGCGGGCCTGGCCGTCGCCGGCGTCATGCTGGCGACCACCCTGGATTCCACTCTCGGCCTGGAGCAGGTGGGCGTGCTGGTGCTCGGCACCCTCGCCCTGGCCGACGTGACCGCGACCCTGCCCGACGCCGTCAACGCCCGCACCCGCGGCCGGATCGCCCACCGCCGTCTGAGCGAGGTGCTCGACACGCCGCCGGCCAGCGTCGACCCGGTGGACGCTGAAACGGTTGGCGCTGAAACGGTTTGCGCCGAAACGGCTCTCACCAGCCCGGCCACCACCAGCCCGGCCACCACCAGCCCGGCCACCACCAGCCCGGCCACCACCAGCCCAGCCACCACCAGCCCGGCCACCACCGGACCGGCGCCCGCCGGACCGGGTCCCACCGGCGTCCCCCGGCCCGCCACCCCCGGCATCGCGCTGGACCAGGTCGTGGCCGGCTGGGACGCCCGGCGGCCACCGGTACTCGACGGGCTCGACCTGGAACTGGCCCCGGGACAGCGGATCGCGGTGCAGGGGCCCTCCGGGTGCGGCAAGTCGACGCTGGCCGGGATCGTGCTGAAGTTCCTCGACCCGCGGGCCGGCTCGGCCCGGCTGGACGGCCGGGACTACCGCGACCTGACCGGCGACCGGGTGCGCGGCAGCGTCAGCCTGGTGTCGGACGACGACCACGTGTTCGCCGGCACCCTGCGCGAGAACCTGCTGCTGGCAAGCCCTTCCGCCACGGACGCCGAACTGCGCGTGGTGCTGACCCGGGCCCGGCTGGGGCACTGGTTCAACAGCACGCCCCAGGGTCTCGGCACCCGGCTGGGAGAACGCGGCGCCACCATGTCGGCCGGCGAGCGCCGCCGCCTGGCCCTGGCCCGCGCCCTGCTCGCCGGGCGCCCGGTGCTGGTGCTCGACGAGCCCGCCGAGAGCCTCGACACCGAGACCGCCCAGGCCGTGCTCGGCGACCTGCTGGAGACCACCGGCGGCTGTTCGGTGCTGCTGGTCACCCACCGCTCCGAGGGGCTCGACGCGATGGACCGGGTGCTGCGCCTGGAGGACGGCGGCCTCAGAGCTGGTACTTGA
- a CDS encoding GNAT family N-acetyltransferase, producing the protein MSDIRFRRATRSDVPAVVGLLADDRLGAQRESPDDLALYERAFTRVEQDPNQLLVVGDRDGRVLATAHLTFVPGLSRRGATRAIVEAVRVSGTERGSGLGTALMRWALDECRSRGCDLVQLTSDLSREDAHRFYRRLGFVQSHAGFKYQL; encoded by the coding sequence ATGAGCGACATCCGTTTCCGCCGTGCCACCCGGTCCGACGTCCCGGCGGTCGTGGGTCTGCTGGCCGACGACCGGCTCGGCGCCCAGCGCGAGAGCCCGGACGACCTCGCGCTGTACGAGCGGGCCTTCACCCGGGTGGAGCAGGACCCGAACCAGCTGCTCGTGGTCGGTGACCGGGACGGCCGGGTGCTGGCCACGGCGCACCTGACCTTCGTCCCGGGACTGTCCCGGCGCGGGGCCACCCGGGCGATCGTGGAGGCGGTGCGGGTGTCCGGCACCGAGCGCGGCAGTGGGCTGGGCACCGCGCTGATGCGCTGGGCGCTCGACGAATGCCGTTCGCGGGGCTGCGATCTGGTGCAGCTCACCTCGGACCTGTCCCGCGAGGACGCCCACCGGTTCTACCGCCGCCTGGGCTTCGTCCAGTCGCACGCCGGGTTCAAGTACCAGCTCTGA
- a CDS encoding EamA family transporter, whose translation MSTRDSLLAVMVTVIWGMNFVVIDEGLSGFPPLLFVALRFVVVLLPAVFLIPRPAVPWSTLLLVGTFLSLGQFAFLYTSLHAGMPSGLASLVLQGQVVGTVVIAAVALHERPGRRACAGVGLGALGLAVVAVGRSAHTPLPALGLCVCAALSWAAGNVLSRRAAVASGLSMTVWSALVVPVPLVALSLLVDGPAEVRHALTHISLGNIASTLYTAVLASLVGYGIWNTLLARYNAAQVVPFTLLVPVVGLVTAWLVQHERPGRFELLGGLILLAGVAVVAIRRPTRQATALRRTGGSTPPDVRPEDDSGVRVPPNSAHGLTL comes from the coding sequence GTGAGCACCCGTGACTCCCTGCTGGCCGTGATGGTGACCGTGATCTGGGGCATGAACTTCGTCGTCATCGACGAGGGCCTGTCCGGATTCCCGCCCCTGCTGTTCGTGGCGCTGAGATTCGTCGTGGTGCTCCTGCCCGCCGTGTTCCTGATCCCCCGCCCGGCCGTGCCGTGGAGCACCCTGTTGCTGGTCGGCACGTTCCTCAGCCTCGGCCAGTTCGCCTTCCTCTACACCTCGCTGCACGCCGGGATGCCCTCCGGCCTGGCCAGTCTCGTGCTCCAGGGGCAGGTGGTGGGCACCGTGGTGATCGCCGCCGTGGCCCTGCACGAACGGCCCGGCCGCCGGGCCTGCGCCGGCGTGGGGCTGGGGGCGCTGGGCCTGGCCGTGGTCGCGGTCGGCCGGTCGGCGCACACCCCGCTGCCCGCGCTCGGCCTGTGCGTCTGCGCGGCGCTGAGCTGGGCGGCCGGCAACGTGCTCAGCCGCCGGGCGGCCGTGGCGTCCGGCCTGTCGATGACGGTCTGGTCGGCGCTGGTCGTGCCGGTGCCGCTGGTCGCGCTGTCGCTGCTGGTCGACGGGCCGGCCGAGGTGCGGCACGCGCTGACCCACATCTCGCTCGGCAACATCGCGTCCACGCTCTACACGGCGGTGCTGGCCTCCCTGGTCGGCTACGGCATCTGGAACACCCTGCTGGCCCGCTACAACGCCGCTCAGGTGGTGCCGTTCACCCTGCTCGTGCCGGTGGTCGGGCTGGTCACCGCCTGGCTGGTGCAGCACGAGCGGCCGGGCCGGTTCGAGCTGCTCGGCGGCCTGATTCTGCTGGCCGGGGTGGCGGTGGTCGCGATCCGGCGGCCCACGCGGCAGGCGACCGCGCTACGCCGCACGGGTGGTTCCACACCCCCGGACGTCCGCCCGGAGGATGACTCCGGTGTCCGGGTGCCGCCGAATTCCGCCCACGGGCTGACGCTTTGA
- a CDS encoding LysR family transcriptional regulator, producing the protein MMDLVALRSLIAVDVHGTVAAAAYAAGYTPSAVSQQIKRLEKDLGVLLLERVGRGVVLTERGRTLVLHGQGILRQVEAATAGLAGEQGEPAGPLRIVAFSTAVRGLVAPLLSDLARTSPAVVPEVFERDPHEAVDIVAAGQADIGLVHHWVGVPLHRPDYLDGRLIGFDTADLLVHREHRLAGRTDVTPADLVDEPWASTPVGTICHGWFVYMFTGFARPPRVRYWSAEFASQVRLVQEGLAVALVPRLGRGRLPHDVVAVPVSGPAPTRVLEMIWRDSMSSSPAVRHVRERCAAVFTGGVATLEPSN; encoded by the coding sequence ATGATGGATCTGGTGGCGTTGCGTTCCCTGATCGCGGTCGACGTGCACGGCACCGTCGCGGCGGCCGCCTACGCCGCCGGCTACACGCCCTCCGCGGTGTCGCAGCAGATCAAGCGCCTGGAGAAGGACCTCGGTGTGCTGCTGCTGGAACGGGTCGGGCGCGGGGTGGTGCTGACCGAGCGCGGCCGCACCCTGGTGCTGCACGGGCAGGGCATCCTGCGGCAGGTCGAGGCGGCCACCGCCGGGCTGGCCGGTGAGCAGGGCGAGCCGGCCGGGCCGCTGCGGATCGTGGCGTTCTCCACCGCGGTGCGCGGGCTGGTCGCGCCGCTGCTGTCCGACCTGGCCCGGACCAGCCCGGCGGTGGTGCCGGAGGTGTTCGAGCGGGACCCGCACGAGGCCGTCGACATCGTCGCCGCCGGGCAGGCCGACATCGGCCTGGTGCACCACTGGGTGGGCGTGCCGCTGCACCGGCCCGACTACCTGGACGGCCGGCTGATCGGGTTCGACACCGCCGACCTGCTGGTGCACCGGGAGCACCGGCTGGCCGGCCGCACCGACGTCACCCCGGCCGACCTGGTCGACGAGCCCTGGGCCTCCACCCCGGTCGGCACGATCTGCCACGGCTGGTTCGTGTACATGTTCACCGGCTTCGCCCGGCCGCCGCGGGTGCGGTACTGGTCGGCGGAGTTCGCGTCGCAGGTCCGGCTGGTGCAGGAGGGCCTGGCCGTGGCCCTGGTGCCCCGGCTCGGTCGCGGCCGGCTGCCCCACGACGTGGTCGCGGTCCCGGTGTCCGGGCCGGCGCCGACCCGCGTCCTGGAGATGATCTGGCGGGACTCGATGTCGTCCAGCCCGGCCGTCCGGCACGTGCGTGAGCGGTGCGCGGCCGTGTTCACCGGCGGCGTCGCGACCCTCGAACCCTCCAACTGA
- a CDS encoding GNAT family N-acetyltransferase encodes MGEVQIRPATAADLAGAAACMREVLETDLGGYTERWHQDLDELEATYLQAPRAALFVAVGTSGDGEEVVLATTAVRPCLLASPPNPAWLAGRYNRPDVCQLVRVWVRPRARRRGLARRLVAEAARWATGAGGYGTVYLHTDTGVPGAEAFWRSMPTVEVLDARPDPWNTVHFELEVPKLLTLHGEPEALR; translated from the coding sequence ATGGGTGAGGTGCAGATCCGGCCGGCCACGGCGGCGGACCTGGCGGGTGCCGCGGCGTGCATGCGCGAGGTGCTGGAGACCGACCTGGGCGGCTATACCGAGCGATGGCACCAGGACCTCGACGAGCTGGAGGCGACCTACCTGCAAGCCCCGCGTGCGGCTCTGTTCGTCGCGGTCGGCACGAGTGGGGACGGCGAGGAGGTGGTGCTGGCCACCACCGCGGTCCGGCCCTGCCTGCTGGCGTCGCCGCCGAACCCGGCCTGGCTGGCCGGGCGGTACAACCGGCCGGACGTGTGCCAGCTGGTGCGGGTCTGGGTGCGGCCGCGGGCCCGCCGCCGCGGGCTGGCCCGGCGGCTGGTGGCCGAGGCCGCGCGCTGGGCCACCGGGGCCGGAGGCTACGGCACGGTGTATCTGCACACCGACACCGGAGTGCCCGGCGCGGAGGCGTTCTGGCGCTCGATGCCCACCGTCGAGGTGCTCGACGCCCGGCCAGATCCTTGGAACACCGTGCACTTCGAGCTCGAGGTGCCGAAACTCCTTACCCTGCACGGGGAACCGGAAGCACTCCGGTGA
- a CDS encoding nicotianamine synthase family protein, with protein MRAGETPLEAGAAAGRVVDQVGDLALLHDTSVDQAYAEQLAARVATIYENLRQQPGLAPSTMVDRLFTELVGLCGEDGGDLSPRAARVLGDQRVASRLAGLHEICAEGEYLMETHWARRIAEADKPREELAGFPYLGNYRELTRLEINLLRCFGVEPATARRICFLGAGPLPLSAICLYEELGVPVDVVDRSEEAVVLGSACVNALLGRGRVRFHLADAARFEQVAGADVVVLGALAGLEPDAKNAILAALWQRLDPGTVLLVRSAAGLRRLLYPAVGTRDLGGWEQLGVLHPLNDVINSVIVLRRP; from the coding sequence GTGAGGGCCGGTGAGACCCCGCTGGAGGCGGGCGCGGCCGCGGGCCGGGTGGTCGACCAGGTGGGTGACCTGGCGCTGCTGCACGACACCTCGGTCGACCAAGCCTACGCCGAGCAGCTCGCCGCGCGCGTCGCCACGATCTACGAGAACCTGCGGCAGCAGCCGGGTCTGGCGCCGTCCACGATGGTCGACCGGCTGTTCACCGAGCTGGTCGGGCTGTGCGGCGAGGACGGCGGCGACCTGTCGCCCCGGGCCGCGCGGGTGCTCGGCGACCAGCGGGTGGCCTCCCGCCTGGCCGGCCTGCACGAGATCTGCGCCGAGGGCGAGTACCTGATGGAGACGCACTGGGCGCGCCGGATCGCCGAGGCGGACAAGCCGCGCGAGGAACTGGCCGGTTTCCCCTACCTCGGCAACTACCGCGAGCTGACCCGGCTGGAGATCAACCTGCTGCGCTGCTTCGGCGTGGAACCGGCCACGGCACGGCGGATCTGCTTCCTCGGGGCCGGGCCGCTGCCGCTGTCCGCGATCTGCCTGTACGAGGAACTCGGGGTGCCGGTCGACGTGGTGGACCGTTCCGAGGAGGCCGTCGTGCTCGGCTCGGCCTGTGTCAACGCCCTGCTCGGCCGGGGCCGGGTGCGGTTCCACCTGGCCGACGCCGCGCGGTTCGAGCAGGTCGCCGGTGCCGACGTGGTGGTGCTCGGGGCCCTGGCCGGGCTGGAGCCGGACGCCAAGAACGCCATCCTGGCGGCCCTGTGGCAGCGGCTCGACCCGGGCACGGTGCTGCTGGTGCGCAGCGCGGCCGGGCTGCGGCGCCTGCTCTACCCGGCCGTGGGCACGCGCGACCTGGGCGGCTGGGAGCAACTCGGGGTGCTGCACCCGCTCAACGACGTCATCAATTCGGTGATAGTCCTGCGCCGCCCCTGA
- a CDS encoding amidohydrolase family protein, whose product MSAPERVAHVAPLAFDGERFWPDGATVLTEGPRILAVIPGTAAVSGDFTVRHHDGGTLLPGLIDTHVHLIADGRDGALGRDPGRTPAEREEVVRQSLRGHTRAGVTTVRDLGDHRWSVLERTSSADEPTVVASGPPITTPGGHCAAMGGEAAGADQLVAAVDERARRGAALVKIVVSGGAMTPGSDLLSLQYSLDDVTLVVRRATEHGLPVVAHAHSLDAVRLCIDAGVQGIEHCTCLTTHGVQTPPDLADRLREGGIHVGPTFGRIPGSPMSAQALEVNRRTGLVPEHRFVQVEMLHRQGVSVISGSDAGIHAAKPHGIVALAVAELVAAGIATGDAIATATSVSARACGLEGVKGGLTPGADADLLVVDGDPRASVTALTRVRDVVIRGVDVIRGGAGLSPN is encoded by the coding sequence ATGTCCGCCCCCGAACGTGTCGCCCATGTCGCCCCCCTGGCCTTCGACGGTGAGCGGTTCTGGCCGGACGGGGCCACCGTGCTCACCGAAGGGCCCCGCATCCTGGCCGTGATTCCCGGCACGGCAGCGGTTTCCGGTGACTTCACGGTGCGCCACCACGACGGCGGCACGCTGCTGCCCGGGCTGATCGACACCCATGTGCACCTGATCGCCGACGGCCGGGACGGGGCGCTGGGCCGCGATCCCGGCCGCACCCCGGCCGAGCGGGAGGAGGTGGTGCGGCAGTCGCTGCGGGGCCACACCCGGGCCGGCGTGACCACCGTGCGCGACCTCGGCGACCATCGCTGGTCGGTGCTCGAGCGCACCTCGTCGGCCGACGAGCCCACCGTGGTCGCCTCCGGCCCGCCGATCACCACGCCCGGCGGGCACTGCGCCGCGATGGGCGGCGAGGCGGCGGGGGCCGATCAGCTGGTGGCGGCGGTGGACGAGCGGGCCCGGCGGGGCGCGGCCCTGGTGAAGATCGTGGTCAGCGGCGGCGCGATGACGCCGGGCTCGGACCTGCTGTCGTTGCAGTACTCCCTCGACGACGTCACCCTGGTGGTGAGAAGGGCCACGGAGCACGGGCTTCCGGTGGTGGCGCACGCCCACTCGCTGGACGCCGTGCGGCTGTGCATCGACGCCGGGGTGCAGGGCATCGAGCACTGCACCTGCCTCACCACCCACGGCGTGCAGACCCCACCCGACCTGGCGGACCGGCTGCGCGAGGGCGGCATCCACGTCGGCCCGACGTTCGGCCGGATCCCCGGCAGCCCGATGTCGGCCCAGGCCCTGGAGGTCAACCGGCGCACCGGCCTGGTGCCCGAGCACCGCTTCGTGCAGGTCGAGATGCTGCACCGGCAGGGCGTTTCGGTGATCAGCGGCTCGGACGCCGGCATCCACGCGGCCAAACCGCACGGCATCGTGGCGCTGGCCGTGGCCGAGCTGGTGGCGGCCGGCATCGCCACCGGCGACGCGATCGCGACCGCCACCTCGGTGTCGGCCCGGGCCTGCGGCCTGGAGGGCGTCAAGGGAGGGCTGACGCCCGGCGCGGACGCCGACCTCCTGGTGGTGGACGGCGATCCGCGGGCCTCGGTCACCGCGCTGACCCGGGTGCGCGACGTGGTGATCCGGGGCGTGGACGTGATCAGGGGCGGCGCAGGACTATCACCGAATTGA